GCGGCGCGTGCTGGAACAGGATCCGCAGGGCGCGCCGGGCCAGCACGTAGGTCCGCGGGAGCACGAAGAACCCGATCGCGACACCGATGATCGGGTCGGCGTAGCGCCAGCCGGTCAGCAGGGTGATGGCACCACTGAGCAGCACGCCAAAGGAGCCGATCAGGTCGGCGAGCACCTCGAGATAGGCGCCGCGGACGTTCAGGCTCTCCTTGGCACCGGAACGCAGCAAGAGGAAGGAGGCGAGGTTGGCGACCAGGCCCGCGGCCGCCACCAGCAGCACCGGAAGCCCGGGGACCTCGGGTGGGTTGCCGATCCGGTCGATCGCCTCGTAGAGCACGTATCCGGCGACGCCGAACAGCAGGACGGCGTTGCCGAGCGCGGCCAGCACCTCGGCGCGGTACATGCCGAAGGTGCGGGTGAAGGTCGGGCCGCTGCGGCGGGCGAGCAGGATAGCCACCAGCGCCATCCCGACGCCGAAGACGTCGGTGAACATATGGGCGGCATCGGAGATCAGGGCGAGCGAGCCGGTGGCGAAGCCGACCACCAGCTCGAGCACCATGAAGCTCGCCCCGATGCCCAGCGCGAGGGCGAGCTTGCCGGCGTAGCGCCCGGAAGCACTGCCCTCCGCAGGCAGGTGTCCGTGCCCGTGGCCGTGGCCCATCGAGGTTCCTCCTGTCGCCCACTGATCAACCCGGTGCCGAACATATAGCGACATGCGCATAACTGCAATACAGGTGAGCCTAACCTCTCGGTCAGCCTACGGCGGCTCCGAATGGCGGCCCAACCCCCCGAAAGGACTTTCCCAGCCTGCGAAGCGGTCAACCACGCGAGTAGCGTCACCGGCATGGACGTGGCCGTCGTCGGATCGGGCCCGAATGGCCTGGCCGCGGCCGTGATCATGGCGCGCGCCGGGTTGTCCGTGCACGTGTTCGAGGCCGCCGACCAGCTGGGCGGCGGGCTACGGTCGGCGCCACTGTTCGACCCCGAGGTGGTGCACGATCTCTGCTCGGCCGTGCACCCGATGGCGGTGGCCGCCCCGTTCTTCCGGCGGTTCGACCTCGGCGCCCGCGGAGTCGAACTGCTGAACCCGGAGGCCGGCTACGCCCACCCTCTCGATGGCGGCGCCGCGGTCGCCTACCGCGACCTGGAACGGACCTGCGCACGCCTGGGCCCGGACGGTGCCCGGTGGCGAAGACTGATGGCTCCCCTGGTCCGGCGCAGCACCCAGCTGGTCGACTTCTTCTTCTCCGACCAGCGCAGGCTGCCCAGCGACCCGGTTGCCGCCCTGCTGCTGGGCCTGCGCACCCTGCAGCACGGCAGCCCGCTCGCGCGGCACGGCTTCGCGGGCGAGCAGGCCCCGGCGCTGCTCGCCGGGGTGGCGGCCCACTCGGTTGGCAGGCTGCCCAGCCTGCCCGGCGGGGCGGTCTCCCTGCTGCTGGGCCACCTGGCGCATGCCGGCGGCTGGCCGCTGCCCCGCGGCGGCAGCCAGCGCATCGCCGACGCCATGGTGGCGGACATCGAGCGGCACGGCGGCACCCTGCACCCCGGAACGCCGGTCACCGAGCTGGCCGAGCTGAGCCGGGCGCGGGCGGTCCTGCTGGACGTGAGCCCGGCCGTGTTCATCCGGATCGCCGGGCGGCTGCTCCCACCGCACTACCGGCGCCAGCTGGCCGCGTTCCGCTACGGCCCGGCCGCGGCCAAGGTGGACTTCCTGACCTCCGAGCCCATCCCCTGGGCCGATCCCGCGGTCGGCGCGGCGGGCACCGTGCATCTCGGCGGGCCGCAGGCCGAGGTCTTCGCCACCGAAACCGGTGTGACCAGGGGGCGCAGGCCGGAGGAGCCGTTCGTCCTGCTCGCCCAGCCCGCGGTGGCCGACCCCGGCCGCGCCCGGGACGGCAAGTGGCCGGTGTGGGCGTACTGCCACCTGCCGAACGGCGATCGCACCGACCCGGAGGAGCTGATCCAGTCCCGCATCGAACGGTTCGCCCCCGGCTTCGGCGACACCGTGCTCGCCCGCCGCGGCATGTCCGGGCCCGCGATTGAGGCATACAACCCGAACTACGTCGGCGGCGACATCGGCGCGGGCGCGATGACCCTGCGGCAGACCTTCCTCCGCCCGACCCCGCGGTGGGACCCGCACACCACCCCGCTCGGCGGGGTCTACCTGTGCTCGGCCTCCACCCCGCCCGGCCCCGGCGTGCACGGCATGTCCGGGTACTTCGCGGCCGCCTCGGCCCTGCGCCGCGAGTTCGGCATCCGTGACCTGCCGGAACTCGGTCCCGATCGTTGAGTCCCCCGGTGCGCCAGCGGGTTGAGGCCGTACGCTAGGCTTGTCGAGTCGCGCAGCGATGGGCCCTCGTAGCTCAGCGGATAGAGCACTGCCCTCCGGAGGCAGGTGTCGCAGGTTCGAGTCCTGCCGAGGGCGCTCCAATCAGACCATCAAAAACGGGCCTCGACCAGCGGAAACGCCAGTCGGGACCCGTTCTCGTGTTACCTGGCTGCACCCGGCTATACCCGGCGCCATACGGGCGCCCGTGGACAATGCGTGGACACGCCTACCCGACGTGCCCGAGCGCGGCCTGTACCCGCTGCCGGGACACGACTTCCTGCCCGTACAGGCAGGCCGCGTAAATCTCCATCAGCACCGACAACGAGTGCCCGGCCCACTCCGCGACCGTGGCAGGGTCCACTCCCCCGCTCAGCCACGTGCTGACTGCGGCGTGCCGCAGGTCATAGGGCCGCCGCGCCAGCGGCGTCGAATGAGCTTCCTCGGTCAGCGCGAGCCGACGCGCAGCGCGCCAGACCCGGGTGTAGGTGATCATCGGTAGCTCACCGCCACGCTCGCCCCGGAACAGGAGCCCGTCAGCGCCAACGCCGTACTCCTCGATGTGCTGCCACAACAGCTTGGTGAGGTCTGGCGGGCACGGCACGGGTCGGCCCTCGCCCGCCGCACGGGACTTGAGCTGCCGCTTGTCCCGAGGCTTCTTGCCGTTGGTCCACCGCGCGCCCACATGCGGCGAGGCGTCACCGAGGTGCAGCTCTCCCCACCCGTACTCGTACTCGTCCTTCGTGCCGTTCCAGACAGGCGACGGGATGGCCAGGTGCCGCTTGTGCAAGGCGGCCGCTTCCTCCGGTCGTAAGGCGGCGTAGTACATCGCGCCGAAGTAGGCAACGAGCCTCGGTCCGCTCCGCTGGACCTCCCGCACGGCTTCCAGCAACGTCCTGGCCTGGATCGGGTTCGGCACGGCACGCTTGTCGACTTTCCGCTTTCCCTTCGGCATGGCGGTCCATTTGACCCCGTTTAGCGGGTTCGCCTCGATCTGCTTCCGCTCCACCGCGTAGTCCAGGACGTTCCACAGCACGGAGCGGGTCTTTCGCGCCACGGTCGGCGCGAACGGCCTTCCGTCCAACCGTTTGGTGACGGCTCGTTGCAGCGCCCGCAGGGTTTCAGGCTCGCCTGCCTCTCTGACGGGAACCGAGTTGCGGGAGCACCAATCGAGCACGCGGCGAACGTCTGGCGGCACGTCGCCGTTGGTGCGTAGTTCACTGTTGTATCCCCACTGCCGCAATGCCGACCGAACTTCCTTCAGTTTCGGGGCGGTCTTTCCCTGCGCCAAGAACACAGGAGCGACTCGAATCAGCGACTCGGCGATGGTTTGCCGGGCGGTCGCGGCCAAGTCCGGCCACTTCATGTCCACGTACTCACAGGTGAAGTCGAACCACGACATGTCAACTTCGGACCGAACCAGCGACCCCGGGAGCCCCGTTGCGGTGTCGAATAGTTCGCCGCGCCGCTGCGCTGAAATGAGGTCCGCCCGGAAACCCTCTGCTTGGGCACGAACTTTGAACGACCGGTAGAATGATCGCCCGTCGACTGACCATCGAACTCCGTAGCTTGTGACCTTTCCGGACTTGTTCTTGCGGGTCTTGATTCCCCAGACACGCACGTCGTATGTGCTGCCCATCAGGCGGCCACCTCCATACACGAGTCGAGCCAGGTTTCGTAGTCAGAACGACGGATACGAAGCTTCCCGTTCGGAAGCTTCAGGCATTTCGGTCCGCGCCCCTTTGCGCGCCAGTCATCGAAGGTGGAACGCGCGATGTCGAGTTCTTCGCAGACTTCGTCCACTGTGAGATGCCGCTGGGTAGCCATGGTGTTGTAGCCCTTTTCACGCGGTGGTCGGTGGTTCGGCGCGGCATGGGCATGGGCGGTCTCCTTCTGGTGTGGTGTGACAGCCGGGCGGGGTGTCACAGGGGGTGTCACAGGTGTTCTCCCTGGTCAGGGGTGGTTGAGTGACGGAGTGACAGGTGTGACAGTTCGGGGGTGTCACCCGGGCTGTCACTGGTGTCGGGTGGGTAGTAGGCCCCGCCGGTGGCGCGGAGCTGGCTTTTGTCGGCCATGCGCTGGCAGGTCTTCCGGACGGTGCCGGGGTTGAGCTGCAACGCGTCGGCGATGGCGGCGGGTTTGCTGCCGGGGTAGTCGCGGACGAACCGGAGGATGTCGGCGCGGGTGTTCTGCATGAGGTAGTCCCCGGCCGGGCCGTCGAGCTTGGTCCAGGCCCCGGCGGTGGCGTCGAAGCTCATGGCGTACTCGGCTTCTTCGACGTCCCGCCCGGTCACGTGCAGCACGCCATCGGCCTGTCCCCGGGCGCGTTCGAGCACCAGGGTGGCGTCCACGGCGCCGGTGAGGCCGTTGGTGCCGGACACCAGTGCTTGGAAGTCTTCGGCGCCTTGTTTGCGGACGTGGTGGATGAGCAGGAACGGCACGCTGTAGCGGTCGGCGAGGGCCTTGAACCGGCTGGCGGCGGCGTAGTCGGCGGCGTAGGCCGAGAGGCCGGGGTCGGTGCGGCCGCGCATCTTCTCGTAGGTGTCGATGATGACCAGCCGGGCGTGCGGGTTCTCTTCCAGCCATTCGGCCAGCACGTCCTCGCCCCCGCTGGTCATGGTGGGGCAGGCGGTCTCGATGGTCAGCAGCGGCGCGGCCCGGCCCCCGGCGGCGAGCATCTGTCGGCGGCGGCGTTGCAGGCGCCGCCCGGTGTCTTCCAGCGCGGCGTAGAACACCGGACCGCGTTCGACGTCGATGCCGCCGAGCACGGGGTCGCCGTTGGCGATGTCGGCGCCGAGCCCCAGGCTCAGCCAGGACTTGCCGAGTTTGGGCGCCCCGGCCAGCAGGTTCAGCCCCTCGCACAGCAGGCCGGGCACGGCCCAGCGGGGTGCCGGGAACTCGGTGGCCATCAGCTCGGCGTCGGTCCAGCGGGTTTGCCGGGCCGGTGGGTCCGGTACGGGGGTGAGGGGTCGGGCGGCGGTCATGGCGTGGTCTCCCAACACGAACGAGACGGGCACGGCGCGAACCGAGCAGGCGCAGCCCGGGCCGGTCGTGGCCCGTGCTGCCGGACTCAGCGGTCCCAGTAGTCGGGTTCGATGGCGATCAGGTGTTTGTGCTCGCTGCCGATGCGGACGGAGGCGGCGTGGTCGGCGTCGGTGAGGGTCTTGCGGTTGGAGTCCGGGGCGAGGTGCGCGAGTCCGGTGCGGGTCATGGCCAGCAGGATTTGGTCCATCTCGGCCTTGTCGGGGTTGCCCAGTGCCTCGCGCAGGCGGGCCAGCCGGATCCAGTCCTGGGGTTTGCTGGCCAGCTCGGTGTAGGCATCCAGCAGACGGGACTCCAGCCCACCCGCGTCCGCACGCTCGCCCGTGTCGTCTTGCTCGGTTGGTGACGGCTCGACCGGTTCCGGGCGCGGCTGCTCGGCCGGTTCCTCGGTGGGTGGTTCGGGGCGTGCGGTGGCCTCGGGTGGCAGCAGTGGCTCGGCCGGGCCGTGGTCGGGCTGGCGGGGTGCGCGGCCTTTTCCTCCTCGGCCTCCCATCACCGACCACCCCCCGGCCCGGCCTGCGCCTGCTCGGTTCGCGCCGCCCGCCGGTGGGCGCGGTAGGCTTCGTGGGTGGCCCAGCGGGTGGGGTAGTACCGCACCCGCGTGCCGGGCGGCACCACGGCGGCGGCTGGCTCGGGTAGGGCGCGGCCGTAGACCAGCACCACGCTGGGGGCCAGCCGGTGCAGCATGGCGGTGAACCCCTCGGCGAACAGCTGACGGGCCTCGGGGTCGCGGAGGATGCCCACGGTGGAGATCGCCACCACCGACCGGGCCGGGATCCCCGAGAACGCGAAGGCGTAGCTGTCCGGGGTGGACCAGGACACGGTGGGAATGACCTGGATGCCGTGGTGCAGCAGCCAGGCGCCGCACCAGCGGGAGCGGTAGACCTGCCAGAGCTGCATCGCGGGCGGCATGGTGGCCCAGAGGCTGAAGTCCGGCGTGAGCGCCGCACCCACAGCGCGGCAGCGGGACAGGCCGCGTTCGGGTTTGGTCCACACGGTCTCGAACCGGTAGTCGTCCAGGAAGAAGTGGATCGCGGCCTGCTCGCGGTCCCGGTGGGTGGCGGCGGTGGTGGCCTGGTGCCGGGCGGTGTAGGGCACCAACCGAGCAGGCATGAGCCGGGCCACCGGCAGGCTGGGGATGCCCCACTCGTTGTCCGAGGCGAACAAGGCGCGGGTGTTGAGGCGGTCCCAGTTGCCGGGCTGCTCCGTCCAGCGGTGGCTGGTCTTGGTGGCCCCGAGCGCGGCGACCGGCGCCAGCCTGCTCGGTTCGTGCGCAGTGGTGGTGTGCATCGGGTGGTGTCCTTCCGGTCCAGCGGTGCCGGTCTGGGTGGTGAGCTGCATCAGGCCACCTGCCTCGGTCGCTTGGCTCCGGCCTGCAGGCCGGAGCGGATGGTGATGCGAGCTTGGGCTTCGCTGTAGGCGCGCACGGTCAGGTGGCGCCCTGCGGCGGTCAGGAGCACGGCTTCGTGCTCGGCCTCGGTGAGCGCTCCCCCGGCCACGAGCTGGCCGAGCGCGAGGGCGGCGGCGTAGAGCGCACTGTTGCGCTGGCCTTCCGGGGCGTTGTGGACCTTGGCGGCCTCGGCGCGGATGGCGGCTTCGAGGTAGCGGGAGCGCTGCCCGGCCCGGATCGGTGTGGGCGGCGCCGGGGGCGGCGGCGCCGGAGTCAGCCGCTCGGCCAGCCAGGCGGGTAGCTCGGCCACCGGGGTGTCGGCCAGCACCCGGTAGCGGCGGCCGTCAACGATCGATCCCGGTGCGACGACGTAGGCGCCCCACGCGCGGGTGTCGATCTTCCAGCCGAGCCCGCTGCCCCGCTCGCCCTCGGTCTTGCGCAGCTCGACCCCGGGCGGGGTGCGGTAGTAGAGGTGCCAGCCCCCGGACGGCGTGGCCACGGTGAGGGTGTCGCCGGGCACCGGGTGCCCGGCCTGCTCGGCCACGATCGCCAGCACGTCCTCACCCCGGGCGGCGCCCTGCTCGGCCCAGTGGGCCGGAACCTGCTCGCCGGGCTTGGGCACGTCCAGGTCGATCACGCACAGCCCGGAGGGGCCGGTGGCCAGGCCGATGTTGTAGGGGGCCTGCCGCCAGGCGGCCCGGATCCGGTCGGGGTCGGTGGTGGCGCGCTGCTGCCAGGTGCGGTGCCCGCCCCGGCACCGGCCGGTGCCGGGGCATTTCTCGGCGTTGTGCCCGGCGGGCTGCTTGCTGCCAGGGGTGAGCGGGAAGACGTGCCAGCCCCGCTCGGCCGCGTGCAGCGCGGCGGTGGTGAGGTGGTCGCGGGTGTCCATCGAGTGCCCTTCCGTTGGTCACGGTGTGTGGCTGTTTTTGGCATGGGGGTGCCGTGGCGGTGACTCGGCAGGGAGTTCCGCCAGGGGAGGTGCACGGTGTGGTTGTGGGGTGGTGAGGGTGGTGGCCCGGTGGGCTCCCCGGCCTCCCTCAGCGGCTGTTTGTGCAGGTCATGCTGAGGGAGGTCGGTGGGGGAGCTGGTGAGGGAGAACTCCCTCGGATCGCCGGGCCTCCCTGGTTAGTCGGCGTCGTTCTCGGCGGTGTCGTCGTCGCTGGTGTCGTCACGGGCTGCGATGGCCTCGGCGATGCGGGCGGCGGAGACCTGCATGACGCCCTGGGTTTTGTAGGGGGCGGCGTCGTGCTCGGTGAGGTAGGCCGTGAGCCGCTGCGGGGTCCAGTCGCCGTAGGCGGCCCGGTTGTGCTCGGTGAGGCGCTGCAGCACCGTCTGGGTCTTCATGCGGGGCCGGTCGCCGAGCACGGTGGCGATGTCGGCCAGCGGGTCGGCCTGCCGGGCGGACTCGAGCGCGGTGGGCTCGGTGCCGCTCTGGCTGCGCAGCTGCAGCGCGCGCTGGGTGACCCGGTGAGCGTCGTCCTGGTCCACGTAGAAGGAGCGCAGCAGGCCGGGCTTGGCGGTGAACCCGCGCTGCATGCAGGTACCGATGTCCCCGGGGCCTTCGTCGGTCTTGGGGGTCAGCCCCACCGCCGAGATCCCGGTCTTGTAGCTGCCGGTGCCCAGCACGGCGTCGTTGCCGTTCTGGTCGCCGATGGCGAAGCACGCCTTGTTCGACGCGATCGTGATGATCTTGCGCGGGAGCGCGTCCTTGGACGGCTCGGGGGTGAGGAACATCAGGGTGATGGCGTACTTGCGGGCGGTGGACATGAGCTTGGACGCCACCTCGATCGCGGTCCTGCCGTGCTGGCCCAGGAACAGGTTCTGGCACTCGTCAATGACCACCACGCGCGGCCGCAGCCGGGTGTCCTTGGCGGCGATCGCGCGGGTCACCGCCCGCGCATCGTGCTCACGCAGCGCCGCACCCCGCACCGACAGGTCCTCATACAGCGAGGTCAGCAGGTTCATGCAGGTGTCCACGGTCTCGTCCCCAGCGCCGGTGTTCAGGCTGCGCAGCCGGGGCCGCATGGGCTCGAAGTCGGCGTTCTCGGCCATCACCACCACGTCGATATCCACCAGCGGGTCCAGCATCGCGCCCAGCGTGAGCGTGATGGCCAGCGTGGACTTGCCCGAGCCCATCATGCCGCCGAACACGTAGTTGGCCTCGAACAACCGGCCCCGCACCACATCGCCCTTGATCGTGACCCCGGCCGGGACCCCGGCGAAGTAGTCCGTGCTGGCCCGCTCCAGATCCTCCAGCAGCGGCCACGGGTCCACCGGGCCGGACAGGGCACCGGACTTGGCCACCCACAGGTCCAGCAGCGCGGGCTTGGGCTCGGTCGGCCACACCTCGATCGGGTACCGCACCAGATTGTGCGCCAGGGTGTTCTTGCGCTTGACGATCTCCTCGACCGGGCAGGCCGGGGGCAGCGCCACCTGGGTGCGCCACCCCTTGCCGTCCAGGACCGGCGGCATCTCGAACCGCACCCGCCACCCGTCCTTGAGGGCCTGATTGAAGCCCCGGATGTTGAGGTTCTTCAGCGCGTTGATGATGGTGCCCTCGTCCGGCAGTTCGTCCATGACGTCTCCCCCGTCTGTGTCCGGGGTGGACAGCCAGCCCGGCATCTCGGCGTGCGCCCGGCCCTGCTGGTAGAGGTAGAACACCACGGCGGCGGTGCCGCCCACCAGCAGCAGCGCCCCGTAAGTGGTCAGGAACCAGGCGGCGAACGCCACCGCCTCGATCACCCCACCGATCGGGGCGATCACATCGGCGATCCGGCCGGAGTCGACCGCGAGGATCACGCCGAGCACCAGCAGGAACCCGGCCAGCCCGGCCAGGCCGAGCACCCCGGCCTTGATCCACTGGCCCGGGGCGGCCAGCCAGTCCATCATCCGCCGGTGCCGCCGGTCCTTCTCGGTCACGTCGGCTTCCTGCCAGTACCGCAGCGCCTCCTGATCCCCGGCCGCCTCAGCGGCCCGCATCTGCCGTTCATAGCGGGTGGCGCCGTGGGCCTCGCGCCACCGCCGGGCCACCACGCCCATCCCGGCCACCGGGTAGGCCAGGGTGTGCCGCAGCACCGCCTTGGTGCGCTGGTGGGTGGCGGCGGTCTTCACCACCCGACCGACCGCCACCGCATCCCGCCGGTAGCCCTCGTAGCGGCGCTTGGCCAGCTCCCGCTGCGAG
The sequence above is drawn from the Amycolatopsis aidingensis genome and encodes:
- a CDS encoding cation diffusion facilitator family transporter is translated as MGHGHGHGHLPAEGSASGRYAGKLALALGIGASFMVLELVVGFATGSLALISDAAHMFTDVFGVGMALVAILLARRSGPTFTRTFGMYRAEVLAALGNAVLLFGVAGYVLYEAIDRIGNPPEVPGLPVLLVAAAGLVANLASFLLLRSGAKESLNVRGAYLEVLADLIGSFGVLLSGAITLLTGWRYADPIIGVAIGFFVLPRTYVLARRALRILFQHAPQGVDVARISAELAKVPGVIDVHDLHVWTLTSGMEVASAHLTVERDAESSEVLVAAQDLLSKGYSIEHATLQVEPRESARRCEELSW
- a CDS encoding phytoene desaturase family protein encodes the protein MDVAVVGSGPNGLAAAVIMARAGLSVHVFEAADQLGGGLRSAPLFDPEVVHDLCSAVHPMAVAAPFFRRFDLGARGVELLNPEAGYAHPLDGGAAVAYRDLERTCARLGPDGARWRRLMAPLVRRSTQLVDFFFSDQRRLPSDPVAALLLGLRTLQHGSPLARHGFAGEQAPALLAGVAAHSVGRLPSLPGGAVSLLLGHLAHAGGWPLPRGGSQRIADAMVADIERHGGTLHPGTPVTELAELSRARAVLLDVSPAVFIRIAGRLLPPHYRRQLAAFRYGPAAAKVDFLTSEPIPWADPAVGAAGTVHLGGPQAEVFATETGVTRGRRPEEPFVLLAQPAVADPGRARDGKWPVWAYCHLPNGDRTDPEELIQSRIERFAPGFGDTVLARRGMSGPAIEAYNPNYVGGDIGAGAMTLRQTFLRPTPRWDPHTTPLGGVYLCSASTPPGPGVHGMSGYFAAASALRREFGIRDLPELGPDR
- a CDS encoding tyrosine-type recombinase/integrase, which translates into the protein MGSTYDVRVWGIKTRKNKSGKVTSYGVRWSVDGRSFYRSFKVRAQAEGFRADLISAQRRGELFDTATGLPGSLVRSEVDMSWFDFTCEYVDMKWPDLAATARQTIAESLIRVAPVFLAQGKTAPKLKEVRSALRQWGYNSELRTNGDVPPDVRRVLDWCSRNSVPVREAGEPETLRALQRAVTKRLDGRPFAPTVARKTRSVLWNVLDYAVERKQIEANPLNGVKWTAMPKGKRKVDKRAVPNPIQARTLLEAVREVQRSGPRLVAYFGAMYYAALRPEEAAALHKRHLAIPSPVWNGTKDEYEYGWGELHLGDASPHVGARWTNGKKPRDKRQLKSRAAGEGRPVPCPPDLTKLLWQHIEEYGVGADGLLFRGERGGELPMITYTRVWRAARRLALTEEAHSTPLARRPYDLRHAAVSTWLSGGVDPATVAEWAGHSLSVLMEIYAACLYGQEVVSRQRVQAALGHVG
- a CDS encoding helix-turn-helix transcriptional regulator; amino-acid sequence: MTPPVTPRPAVTPHQKETAHAHAAPNHRPPREKGYNTMATQRHLTVDEVCEELDIARSTFDDWRAKGRGPKCLKLPNGKLRIRRSDYETWLDSCMEVAA
- a CDS encoding AAA family ATPase: MTAARPLTPVPDPPARQTRWTDAELMATEFPAPRWAVPGLLCEGLNLLAGAPKLGKSWLSLGLGADIANGDPVLGGIDVERGPVFYAALEDTGRRLQRRRRQMLAAGGRAAPLLTIETACPTMTSGGEDVLAEWLEENPHARLVIIDTYEKMRGRTDPGLSAYAADYAAASRFKALADRYSVPFLLIHHVRKQGAEDFQALVSGTNGLTGAVDATLVLERARGQADGVLHVTGRDVEEAEYAMSFDATAGAWTKLDGPAGDYLMQNTRADILRFVRDYPGSKPAAIADALQLNPGTVRKTCQRMADKSQLRATGGAYYPPDTSDSPGDTPELSHLSLRHSTTPDQGEHL
- a CDS encoding DUF4417 domain-containing protein, with the protein product MQLTTQTGTAGPEGHHPMHTTTAHEPSRLAPVAALGATKTSHRWTEQPGNWDRLNTRALFASDNEWGIPSLPVARLMPARLVPYTARHQATTAATHRDREQAAIHFFLDDYRFETVWTKPERGLSRCRAVGAALTPDFSLWATMPPAMQLWQVYRSRWCGAWLLHHGIQVIPTVSWSTPDSYAFAFSGIPARSVVAISTVGILRDPEARQLFAEGFTAMLHRLAPSVVLVYGRALPEPAAAVVPPGTRVRYYPTRWATHEAYRAHRRAARTEQAQAGPGGGR
- a CDS encoding bifunctional DNA primase/polymerase; translated protein: MDTRDHLTTAALHAAERGWHVFPLTPGSKQPAGHNAEKCPGTGRCRGGHRTWQQRATTDPDRIRAAWRQAPYNIGLATGPSGLCVIDLDVPKPGEQVPAHWAEQGAARGEDVLAIVAEQAGHPVPGDTLTVATPSGGWHLYYRTPPGVELRKTEGERGSGLGWKIDTRAWGAYVVAPGSIVDGRRYRVLADTPVAELPAWLAERLTPAPPPPAPPTPIRAGQRSRYLEAAIRAEAAKVHNAPEGQRNSALYAAALALGQLVAGGALTEAEHEAVLLTAAGRHLTVRAYSEAQARITIRSGLQAGAKRPRQVA
- a CDS encoding zonular occludens toxin domain-containing protein, encoding MSSNSEQAGPGELARVHYLPHRPDDDAPASPAMAETEVVEAELVTEEEYRRLTSQRELAKRRYEGYRRDAVAVGRVVKTAATHQRTKAVLRHTLAYPVAGMGVVARRWREAHGATRYERQMRAAEAAGDQEALRYWQEADVTEKDRRHRRMMDWLAAPGQWIKAGVLGLAGLAGFLLVLGVILAVDSGRIADVIAPIGGVIEAVAFAAWFLTTYGALLLVGGTAAVVFYLYQQGRAHAEMPGWLSTPDTDGGDVMDELPDEGTIINALKNLNIRGFNQALKDGWRVRFEMPPVLDGKGWRTQVALPPACPVEEIVKRKNTLAHNLVRYPIEVWPTEPKPALLDLWVAKSGALSGPVDPWPLLEDLERASTDYFAGVPAGVTIKGDVVRGRLFEANYVFGGMMGSGKSTLAITLTLGAMLDPLVDIDVVVMAENADFEPMRPRLRSLNTGAGDETVDTCMNLLTSLYEDLSVRGAALREHDARAVTRAIAAKDTRLRPRVVVIDECQNLFLGQHGRTAIEVASKLMSTARKYAITLMFLTPEPSKDALPRKIITIASNKACFAIGDQNGNDAVLGTGSYKTGISAVGLTPKTDEGPGDIGTCMQRGFTAKPGLLRSFYVDQDDAHRVTQRALQLRSQSGTEPTALESARQADPLADIATVLGDRPRMKTQTVLQRLTEHNRAAYGDWTPQRLTAYLTEHDAAPYKTQGVMQVSAARIAEAIAARDDTSDDDTAENDAD